The following proteins are co-located in the Alcaligenes faecalis genome:
- the modA gene encoding molybdate ABC transporter substrate-binding protein, translating into MFKRVVSVAALSLFLQGTAQADELVVAAAASLTNAFKELAGQFEAAHPGTKVLTSFAASDVVLQQIVNGAPVDVFASADQKAMNKAEDAKVVDPATRKNFVQNQVVLIVPSDNPANVTNVGDLDKADVKRVALGNPAVVPVGRYTQAALEKAGQWDVVKQREILGQNVRQVLDYVARGEVEAGFVFATDAAIMKDKVNVLEVLKTTEPVTYPIALVQREGRSDKAQAFQDFVMSESGQQVLAKYGFAKP; encoded by the coding sequence ATGTTCAAACGTGTCGTATCAGTAGCCGCCTTATCCCTGTTTTTGCAAGGCACTGCGCAAGCCGATGAATTGGTGGTGGCCGCCGCTGCCAGCCTGACCAATGCCTTCAAGGAACTGGCTGGCCAGTTTGAGGCAGCGCATCCCGGCACCAAAGTGCTGACCAGTTTCGCAGCATCGGATGTCGTGCTGCAGCAAATCGTCAATGGCGCTCCGGTCGATGTGTTTGCCTCGGCAGACCAAAAGGCCATGAACAAGGCGGAAGACGCCAAGGTGGTGGACCCTGCTACCCGCAAGAATTTTGTGCAGAATCAGGTGGTACTGATTGTACCGAGCGATAATCCTGCCAACGTGACAAACGTGGGTGATCTGGACAAGGCAGACGTTAAACGCGTGGCTTTGGGCAACCCGGCTGTGGTGCCTGTGGGCCGCTACACCCAGGCTGCCTTGGAAAAAGCCGGTCAGTGGGATGTCGTGAAACAGCGCGAAATCCTGGGTCAGAACGTGCGTCAGGTGCTCGATTACGTCGCCCGTGGTGAAGTAGAAGCCGGTTTTGTGTTCGCGACTGACGCGGCCATCATGAAAGACAAGGTGAATGTGCTGGAAGTGCTCAAGACCACCGAGCCTGTCACTTATCCGATTGCTTTGGTGCAACGTGAAGGTCGCAGTGATAAGGCCCAGGCCTTTCAGGATTTCGTCATGTCCGAGTCTGGGCAGCAAGTGCTGGCAAAATACGGTTTTGCCAAGCCTTGA
- a CDS encoding PD-(D/E)XK nuclease family protein: protein MHDTPAVSMAQLQELNSAETLVLTVNKRYARRLLGHLSARLAGAGGTVAVPEIVPLGAWLAQASDQLCFSEQWQPAAHQMDRFAALQRWEHSIEQCEEEGYFLDVGQAARLACEADTLLDEWSIELQPGEASVDFERFMQWRSHYRQSLEQADLDDANLAAERVLKAVQAGALHMRHRHMVLHGFHEYSPRLQSLLSGLQNMGVQILQLQHEEAPATDVHRVQAQDADTEWRLAVQWARRQLDEDPNRTVAIVAAQLETQLPLVHRLLRQAMHTDQGALPYNVAAARSLAEWPVVEAALAWLKALFTLATKGQAEPAMLGQALRLGACQAEQSEAGGRARIDKAWRDNRKTQVSRKDFADMLSFHTPELALAWVKAMERFESVSAGAQGVDTWASVMRQCLEALGFPGTNRLDSAQFQTLEALEALLLQLAQQAPVLGRISALKAQSALARMARENLFQPQRDPRSRLDVLGFLEAEGGRWDAVWVLGLTDDILPAAVKPNPLIPAQVLRRVQAPRSTPERELEWARWMLSALLRCGNQVLLSAPLQQGEQELRPSPLIARWPVLEMPWVVPLEQAVAQEALLDEQGPSLKLEERIRGGISVLDTQARNPLWAFVKFRLHGQALPDYARVGDMNTRGMFLHRAVELFWQRVKDQDSLHELIGEDSLLDVVQACIDQAAQEELTDYGPVLRSLEMERGLAVLNEYAHQEAQRPPFALGATEQELSWSRGLLRLNLRLDRLDDLADGEQLLMDYKTGIGELRPDKDWLRPRPVNLQLPFYAAALQDEGRTVSGLAFVRLHARHVGLSGLAAPGMDIDGLTELESAQQWTAQIAQWKQAVEGLADEFLQGQAANQIWNRNDLLYCDVLPFLRLFQEDLQDNGGEV, encoded by the coding sequence ATGCATGACACCCCTGCTGTTTCCATGGCTCAATTGCAGGAGCTCAATAGTGCCGAGACGCTTGTATTAACCGTGAACAAGCGCTATGCGCGCCGCCTGCTGGGGCATTTGTCAGCCCGTCTGGCCGGCGCGGGCGGGACGGTTGCCGTACCGGAAATCGTGCCTTTGGGGGCATGGCTGGCGCAGGCCAGTGATCAGCTTTGCTTTTCGGAACAGTGGCAACCGGCTGCGCATCAGATGGATCGTTTCGCCGCCTTGCAACGTTGGGAGCACAGTATCGAGCAGTGCGAGGAAGAGGGGTATTTCCTGGATGTAGGCCAGGCAGCGCGTCTGGCTTGTGAAGCCGATACCTTGCTGGATGAGTGGAGCATTGAGTTGCAGCCCGGTGAGGCCAGCGTGGATTTCGAGCGTTTCATGCAGTGGCGCTCTCATTACCGGCAAAGCCTGGAGCAGGCAGATCTGGATGACGCGAACCTGGCTGCCGAGCGCGTCCTGAAAGCGGTGCAGGCCGGGGCCTTGCATATGCGTCATCGTCATATGGTACTGCACGGTTTTCATGAATACTCCCCGCGTCTGCAAAGCCTTTTGAGTGGTTTGCAGAATATGGGGGTGCAGATCCTGCAACTGCAGCACGAAGAGGCTCCGGCAACAGACGTTCATCGGGTGCAGGCACAGGATGCAGATACGGAATGGCGCTTGGCCGTGCAGTGGGCGCGTCGTCAATTGGACGAAGATCCCAATCGCACGGTAGCCATTGTGGCGGCGCAACTGGAAACGCAACTACCGCTGGTGCATCGCCTCTTGCGGCAAGCCATGCATACCGATCAAGGCGCTTTGCCCTATAACGTGGCAGCGGCCCGATCCTTGGCCGAGTGGCCTGTGGTTGAAGCGGCCCTGGCCTGGTTGAAAGCCCTGTTTACCTTGGCAACCAAGGGGCAGGCTGAACCGGCCATGCTGGGCCAAGCCCTGCGCTTGGGGGCGTGTCAGGCGGAGCAGTCCGAAGCCGGTGGCCGTGCCCGCATTGATAAGGCCTGGCGCGACAACCGCAAGACACAAGTTAGCCGTAAAGACTTTGCTGACATGCTCAGCTTCCATACGCCCGAACTGGCTCTGGCCTGGGTCAAGGCGATGGAGCGTTTCGAGTCCGTATCGGCAGGCGCTCAAGGGGTGGATACCTGGGCTTCGGTCATGCGCCAATGCCTGGAGGCGCTAGGTTTTCCGGGAACCAACCGTCTGGATAGTGCCCAGTTTCAAACCTTGGAGGCGTTGGAGGCCTTGCTGCTGCAACTGGCGCAGCAAGCGCCTGTTTTGGGGCGAATCAGTGCTTTGAAGGCGCAAAGTGCCCTGGCTCGCATGGCCCGTGAAAATCTGTTTCAGCCACAACGAGACCCGCGCTCCCGTCTGGACGTGCTGGGGTTTCTGGAAGCGGAAGGTGGGCGTTGGGATGCCGTATGGGTGTTGGGCCTGACCGATGATATTTTGCCAGCCGCCGTCAAACCCAATCCCTTGATTCCCGCCCAGGTGCTGCGCCGGGTGCAAGCCCCGCGCAGTACGCCAGAGCGGGAGCTGGAGTGGGCGCGCTGGATGCTGAGCGCCTTGTTGCGTTGTGGCAATCAAGTCCTGCTCAGCGCCCCTTTGCAGCAGGGAGAGCAAGAACTGAGGCCCAGCCCTTTGATTGCGCGTTGGCCTGTGCTTGAAATGCCTTGGGTGGTGCCGCTTGAACAGGCCGTCGCACAGGAAGCCTTGCTGGACGAGCAAGGTCCCAGCCTGAAACTGGAAGAGCGTATACGCGGCGGGATCAGCGTACTGGATACGCAGGCTCGCAATCCCTTGTGGGCTTTTGTGAAGTTCCGTTTGCATGGTCAGGCCTTGCCCGATTACGCCCGTGTGGGCGATATGAATACTCGCGGGATGTTCCTGCACCGCGCCGTTGAGCTGTTCTGGCAGCGTGTGAAGGATCAGGACAGCTTGCACGAACTGATTGGCGAGGATTCGCTGCTGGACGTGGTGCAAGCGTGTATCGATCAGGCGGCTCAGGAAGAACTGACCGATTACGGCCCGGTGCTGCGCAGCCTGGAAATGGAGCGGGGTCTGGCCGTCTTGAACGAGTATGCGCATCAGGAAGCCCAGCGCCCGCCGTTTGCCTTGGGTGCGACGGAACAGGAATTGAGCTGGAGCCGTGGCTTGCTGCGTCTGAACCTGCGCTTGGACCGACTGGATGACCTGGCTGATGGCGAGCAATTGCTGATGGACTACAAAACTGGCATAGGCGAACTCAGGCCCGATAAAGATTGGCTGCGGCCCAGGCCTGTGAATCTGCAATTGCCGTTTTATGCAGCCGCCTTGCAGGATGAAGGTCGAACCGTCAGTGGCTTGGCCTTTGTGCGCCTTCATGCCCGTCACGTGGGGCTAAGCGGTTTGGCTGCGCCCGGCATGGATATTGATGGCCTGACCGAATTGGAAAGCGCCCAGCAGTGGACCGCGCAAATCGCACAGTGGAAGCAGGCGGTGGAAGGGCTGGCCGATGAGTTCCTGCAAGGGCAGGCCGCTAACCAGATATGGAACCGCAACGATTTGCTGTATTGCGATGTTTTGCCATTTTTACGTTTGTTCCAGGAAGACCTCCAAGACAATGGAGGAGAGGTGTGA
- a CDS encoding TOBE domain-containing protein, with product MSSSNTPNTELTGSLSLRTGDHTWGSARRMALLAAIAEQGSISAAARHIGISYKAAWDAIDIMNNMAGEPLVLRSTGGHRGGGATLTPKAIELLELYQTYDRLHQRFMSRIGRLMPSVATQMELLQTMIMQTSARNQLPGLVTTIKTGAVNDEIHVDIGQGQTVVASITRESTENLGLREGQKVLAFLKASSIMIGTGDTRNSLSARNQLPGTITDVITGAVNAEVRLELPQGLTVTASITLDSTQRLHLEAGQSAYALFKASSVMIATL from the coding sequence ATGTCTAGTTCAAACACCCCCAATACCGAATTAACCGGCAGCCTATCGCTACGTACCGGCGACCATACCTGGGGTAGCGCCCGCCGTATGGCCTTGCTGGCAGCGATTGCCGAACAGGGTTCGATCTCTGCCGCGGCCCGTCATATTGGCATCAGCTACAAAGCGGCCTGGGATGCCATCGACATCATGAACAATATGGCAGGCGAACCGTTGGTGCTACGCAGCACAGGCGGCCATCGGGGGGGCGGTGCCACCCTGACACCCAAAGCCATCGAACTGCTGGAGCTGTACCAAACCTACGACAGGCTGCATCAGCGTTTCATGAGCCGTATTGGTCGTTTAATGCCGTCCGTGGCCACTCAGATGGAGTTACTCCAAACCATGATCATGCAAACTTCAGCCCGCAATCAACTGCCCGGCCTTGTTACCACCATCAAGACCGGCGCCGTCAACGACGAAATTCATGTGGATATTGGCCAGGGCCAAACCGTTGTTGCTTCGATTACACGGGAAAGCACGGAAAACCTGGGCCTGCGCGAAGGACAAAAAGTGCTGGCCTTTCTGAAAGCATCCTCGATCATGATAGGCACGGGCGACACCCGCAACTCTCTGTCCGCACGCAATCAGTTGCCTGGCACGATTACTGACGTCATTACCGGCGCCGTCAATGCGGAAGTGCGTCTGGAACTACCACAGGGCCTGACAGTCACCGCCAGCATCACCCTGGACAGCACACAGCGTCTGCATCTGGAAGCGGGCCAATCCGCCTATGCCTTATTCAAGGCATCCAGTGTCATGATCGCTACGCTGTAA
- a CDS encoding ATP-binding cassette domain-containing protein, with translation MSLSVQIQRTVVSEARHFELNIQIQTEARHIALYGPSGSGKSLTVQSVAGLLRPDHGRIQIGGQVYFDSGAGINLKPRERRVAYLFQDYGLFPHLTAAQNICFGLNTGLFNRSVRDMPVAAQRWVEAFELESVLSSYPAQLSGGQKQRCALARALAIEPQLLLLDEPLAALDQDLRVRLRAELAQLQSQIDIPTILITHDPEDARALAQEVYRIRDGRIIECCTSAELEALTA, from the coding sequence ATGAGCCTGAGTGTACAGATTCAACGCACCGTGGTTAGCGAGGCCCGTCATTTTGAGCTGAACATTCAGATTCAAACCGAGGCTCGTCATATTGCCCTGTACGGGCCTTCGGGGTCGGGCAAGTCCTTGACGGTGCAAAGTGTGGCGGGCTTGTTGCGGCCCGATCATGGTCGCATCCAGATTGGCGGTCAGGTCTATTTTGATTCTGGGGCAGGCATCAACCTGAAACCGCGTGAGCGTCGGGTGGCCTATCTGTTTCAGGACTACGGCCTGTTCCCGCATTTGACTGCGGCGCAGAATATTTGCTTTGGCCTGAATACGGGTTTGTTCAACCGCTCTGTGCGGGATATGCCTGTGGCTGCCCAGCGTTGGGTGGAGGCATTTGAGCTGGAGTCGGTATTGAGCAGCTATCCCGCCCAGTTATCGGGTGGGCAAAAACAGCGTTGCGCTTTGGCGCGAGCCTTGGCTATCGAGCCTCAGTTGCTTTTGCTGGATGAGCCTTTGGCGGCCCTGGATCAGGATTTGCGTGTTCGTTTGCGGGCGGAACTGGCTCAGTTGCAAAGCCAGATCGATATTCCCACTATCTTGATCACGCACGATCCTGAAGATGCCAGGGCTTTGGCCCAAGAGGTTTATCGTATTCGCGATGGACGCATTATTGAGTGCTGTACCAGCGCAGAACTGGAAGCCCTTACAGCGTAG
- the modB gene encoding molybdate ABC transporter permease subunit has protein sequence MTSFWIPLWLSLKVAGWATLFACVLGIGIAYALSRWQSRWCDLLDSILTLPMVLPPTVIGYYLLVLLGRRSTFGQWLSSMGIELVFTWQGAVIAATVVAFPMILKAARAAFEDVDPRLENAASVLGLKPLAIFFRVSLPLAARGIMAGVLLAFARALGEFGATLMIAGSIPGRTQTMSIAIYEAVQAGEDQQALVLVAIISITCVLVLWSTSALSPRHVRRKRGMQ, from the coding sequence ATGACGTCATTTTGGATTCCCCTGTGGTTGTCGCTCAAGGTCGCCGGTTGGGCGACCTTGTTTGCCTGTGTGCTGGGCATCGGCATTGCTTACGCTCTGTCACGCTGGCAGTCGCGCTGGTGTGACCTGCTCGACTCCATTCTGACTTTGCCTATGGTCTTGCCACCTACGGTCATCGGTTATTACCTTCTGGTCTTGCTGGGGCGGCGCAGTACCTTTGGGCAGTGGCTCTCCAGTATGGGTATCGAGCTGGTCTTTACCTGGCAGGGGGCAGTGATTGCTGCCACAGTTGTCGCTTTCCCCATGATTTTGAAAGCAGCGCGTGCGGCTTTTGAGGATGTGGACCCCCGTCTGGAAAATGCGGCCAGCGTACTGGGCCTGAAGCCTCTGGCCATCTTTTTCCGCGTCAGCCTGCCTTTGGCGGCGCGTGGCATCATGGCTGGTGTGTTGCTGGCGTTCGCCCGAGCCTTGGGCGAGTTTGGGGCGACCTTGATGATTGCGGGCAGCATACCGGGGCGTACCCAAACCATGTCCATCGCTATTTACGAGGCGGTGCAGGCAGGCGAGGATCAGCAGGCGCTGGTGCTGGTCGCCATTATTTCGATTACCTGTGTGCTGGTCTTGTGGAGCACCAGTGCGCTGTCACCGCGTCATGTACGCCGTAAAAGAGGGATGCAATGA